A DNA window from Azotosporobacter soli contains the following coding sequences:
- a CDS encoding helix-turn-helix domain-containing protein, translated as MIEDIGRKIKELRGRKKMTLKDVSDATGLSVGFLSQLERGLSSIAADSLAHIAEVLGVEAGYFFPRPSRAAKPVVRSYEKELFQIESGRFLHYHLSADAASRSMLPRLIELLPINSEEGIQSYGHEGEEFVYVLEGTLTLALDGKEQELFPGDSAHYSSEQPHNWANYTNKLVRLLVVSLPNPFQQKTL; from the coding sequence ATGATAGAGGATATTGGCAGAAAGATCAAAGAGCTGCGCGGTCGCAAGAAAATGACGCTGAAAGATGTAAGCGATGCCACGGGGCTGTCGGTGGGCTTTTTATCGCAGCTGGAGCGGGGATTGAGCAGCATTGCAGCGGATTCGCTCGCCCATATCGCAGAAGTACTTGGGGTCGAAGCGGGTTACTTTTTTCCGCGTCCGTCGCGCGCTGCGAAACCGGTCGTGCGCAGCTATGAAAAAGAACTGTTTCAGATCGAAAGCGGACGCTTTTTGCATTATCATCTAAGCGCAGACGCTGCCAGTCGCAGCATGCTGCCGCGCCTGATCGAACTACTGCCGATCAACAGTGAAGAAGGCATCCAATCCTATGGACATGAGGGCGAAGAATTCGTTTATGTCCTGGAAGGGACGCTGACCTTGGCACTCGACGGGAAAGAGCAGGAACTGTTTCCCGGTGATTCGGCGCACTATTCATCCGAGCAGCCGCACAACTGGGCGAATTATACCAATAAGCTGGTGCGTTTACTGGTTGTCAGTCTGCCGAATCCCTTTCAGCAAAAAACGTTGTAA
- a CDS encoding DUF7674 family protein codes for MNRECLEEGMLCYMPELWPDYQSYMKTRTLEEPTVHEIFGAVVGPFMKARLWQADQSDVIERLFDFFEDMAASPDRTMQDVLCYGLLESLSEEDWLAAHAHMGEATRRLGKQVEEFWRQMT; via the coding sequence ATGAATCGCGAATGTCTGGAAGAAGGAATGCTCTGTTACATGCCGGAATTATGGCCGGATTACCAGAGTTATATGAAGACGCGGACGCTCGAAGAGCCGACGGTGCATGAGATTTTTGGCGCGGTAGTCGGTCCGTTCATGAAAGCCCGTCTTTGGCAAGCCGACCAAAGCGATGTGATCGAACGCTTATTTGATTTTTTTGAAGATATGGCGGCCTCGCCCGACCGGACGATGCAGGATGTGCTCTGCTATGGCCTTCTCGAATCGTTAAGCGAAGAAGACTGGCTTGCGGCGCATGCGCACATGGGCGAAGCGACGCGGCGTCTCGGCAAGCAGGTGGAAGAATTCTGGCGGCAAATGACCTGA
- the ilvA gene encoding threonine ammonia-lyase, with product MAEQLVGMEEIGEAMDRIRSVVHRTPLQRCRTLSEQSGREVYLKLENLQKTGSFKVRGAVNKIYGLTPEQAAKGVITASAGNHAQGVALAAQAMGVPAVVVMPRHAPETKSSATQSYGAKVILAGNSYEEAYQEACRLQAESAMTFVHAFDDRAVIAGQGTITLEILERLYDIDMLVAPVGGGGLIAGLAAAAKQINPRLTVIGVQAAGAAAMALSAASDRLRCLDAAATLADGICVRQPGALTFAHVQRYVDDIVTVSEDELTDAVLLLLERGKLMVEGAGAAGIAALMAGKLPQRGAKVALVVSGGNLDPLALSAMIHGRYRSAASF from the coding sequence ATGGCAGAACAATTGGTTGGCATGGAAGAAATAGGCGAGGCGATGGATCGGATCCGCTCTGTGGTTCACCGGACGCCGCTGCAGCGCTGTCGTACGCTGAGCGAGCAAAGCGGCCGTGAAGTATATCTGAAACTGGAAAATTTGCAAAAGACAGGTTCGTTCAAAGTGCGCGGCGCGGTCAATAAGATTTATGGCCTGACGCCCGAGCAAGCGGCAAAAGGCGTGATCACGGCATCGGCAGGCAACCACGCGCAGGGCGTCGCGCTTGCGGCGCAGGCGATGGGCGTTCCTGCGGTTGTCGTCATGCCGCGCCATGCACCGGAAACGAAAAGCAGCGCGACGCAAAGCTACGGCGCGAAAGTCATCCTGGCGGGAAACAGTTATGAAGAGGCGTATCAGGAAGCTTGCCGTCTGCAGGCCGAATCGGCGATGACCTTCGTGCATGCGTTCGATGACCGGGCCGTGATCGCGGGACAAGGCACCATAACGTTAGAAATTTTAGAACGCTTATACGATATCGATATGCTGGTCGCGCCGGTCGGCGGCGGCGGTCTGATTGCCGGTCTTGCGGCCGCGGCCAAACAGATCAATCCGCGCCTTACGGTGATCGGTGTGCAGGCGGCCGGGGCGGCAGCGATGGCGCTTTCGGCGGCCAGCGACCGTCTGCGTTGTCTCGATGCGGCGGCGACGCTTGCGGACGGCATCTGTGTCCGTCAACCGGGTGCGCTGACGTTCGCGCATGTGCAGCGTTACGTGGATGATATCGTGACCGTGAGTGAGGACGAGTTGACCGATGCCGTCCTATTGCTGCTGGAACGCGGTAAACTGATGGTCGAGGGCGCCGGTGCGGCCGGCATTGCCGCATTGATGGCGGGCAAACTGCCGCAGCGCGGCGCGAAGGTCGCGCTTGTTGTCAGCGGCGGCAATCTCGACCCGCTCGCTTTGTCGGCCATGATTCATGGTCGCTATCGAAGCGCCGCCAGTTTTTAG
- a CDS encoding diguanylate cyclase yields the protein MHQLRIIVILLQLLAVSFCAAASPPELSQAAQHIDSNPAYALELLLPLIEQAQENEDSKTEAIALRYAGMAYHRMGKPADAALFLQDGLSAARLNGHRAEEGDLLNTFGIYCFDIGMYEQSQRYFLQALEIRKQSDDTLGIARTTNNLGRIQDKIGNFDRAIEYYQESLALKNTTAEINGRILTLSNMGLAYKGKGDLEQAIRLYQEALLLSEQTTYPEGEGYAQQNLGEAYRLLGRLDLSLSHCTKALDAYRSVRYQPRLSQAAFETALTYQALKDYPNAEQLYNEALELATSQNQQELIRDIMKQLALLSEEEGDLSSALSYFKRFVALQDALSSVYNREKILILDAEHRSRYQQAEITLLRRDAELNQSKLQQQHFIVFALSALSLTALGSIYYFRRQVKLRRAKEAELLIVTQALQEANSRLNHLAATDSLTKLSNRRQFDQSYPEDCARAKENGLDIALILADIDFFKQYNDQLGHLAGDRCLRQVASLLRRCLKETPYWAARYGGEEFAIVLYNAGVAEAAKVAECFRRSLENLTLAHPLSPNGQITISLGIASALSCGSYQPDVLFKAADDALYLAKSGGRNQVQQ from the coding sequence TTGCATCAGCTACGCATCATCGTAATCCTACTCCAGCTGCTGGCCGTTTCCTTTTGCGCCGCTGCGTCGCCGCCCGAACTGTCGCAGGCCGCGCAGCATATCGACAGCAACCCTGCCTACGCGCTGGAACTGCTCTTGCCGCTCATCGAACAGGCGCAGGAAAATGAAGACAGCAAAACGGAAGCCATCGCGCTGCGTTATGCCGGCATGGCTTATCACCGCATGGGCAAACCCGCGGATGCGGCTTTGTTCCTGCAGGACGGCCTTTCTGCGGCGCGCCTGAACGGACACAGGGCCGAAGAGGGCGATCTTCTCAACACCTTCGGCATTTACTGTTTCGATATCGGCATGTACGAACAGTCGCAGCGCTATTTCCTGCAAGCGCTTGAAATCCGCAAGCAGTCCGACGATACGCTCGGCATCGCCCGCACGACGAATAATTTGGGTCGCATCCAGGACAAGATCGGCAATTTCGACCGGGCAATCGAATATTATCAAGAGTCGCTCGCACTCAAGAATACCACCGCCGAAATCAACGGCCGCATTCTGACCCTGAGCAATATGGGCCTTGCCTATAAGGGCAAGGGCGATCTGGAGCAGGCGATCCGCCTTTACCAGGAAGCGCTGCTTTTATCGGAGCAAACGACGTATCCGGAAGGCGAAGGTTATGCGCAGCAAAACCTCGGCGAGGCGTACCGTCTGCTTGGGCGTCTCGACCTTTCTCTTTCGCACTGCACGAAGGCCCTTGACGCCTACCGCTCCGTCCGCTATCAGCCCCGTCTCAGCCAAGCGGCGTTTGAAACCGCGCTTACCTATCAGGCGCTAAAAGATTATCCGAACGCTGAGCAGCTCTACAATGAAGCGCTCGAACTGGCGACAAGCCAGAATCAGCAGGAACTGATCCGCGATATCATGAAGCAGCTTGCTCTGCTCTCTGAAGAAGAGGGCGATCTTTCGAGCGCGCTTAGCTACTTCAAACGTTTTGTCGCGTTGCAGGATGCGCTTTCTTCCGTTTATAACCGCGAAAAGATCCTCATCCTCGATGCCGAGCACCGCTCCCGCTACCAACAGGCGGAGATCACGCTTTTGCGCCGGGATGCCGAATTGAACCAGAGTAAACTCCAGCAGCAGCATTTCATCGTCTTCGCTTTATCCGCGCTGTCGCTGACCGCCTTAGGCAGCATCTACTATTTCCGCCGCCAGGTCAAACTGCGACGCGCCAAAGAAGCGGAACTGCTCATCGTCACGCAGGCGCTGCAGGAGGCGAACAGCCGCCTGAACCATCTGGCCGCGACCGATTCGTTGACGAAACTGAGCAATCGCCGCCAGTTCGATCAGTCCTATCCTGAAGATTGCGCCCGGGCGAAGGAGAACGGGCTCGACATCGCGTTGATTCTGGCCGATATCGATTTTTTCAAACAGTACAATGACCAACTTGGACATCTGGCCGGCGACCGCTGCCTGCGTCAGGTGGCCTCGCTCCTGCGCCGCTGTTTGAAGGAAACGCCCTACTGGGCGGCGCGCTATGGCGGCGAAGAGTTTGCGATCGTTCTCTATAACGCCGGCGTTGCCGAGGCCGCGAAAGTCGCCGAATGCTTCCGCCGATCGCTGGAAAATCTCACCCTCGCCCATCCGCTAAGCCCGAACGGCCAGATTACGATCAGCCTCGGCATCGCGAGCGCGCTAAGCTGCGGCTCCTATCAGCCGGACGTCCTCTTCAAAGCGGCCGACGACGCGCTTTATCTCGCCAAATCCGGCGGACGCAATCAGGTTCAGCAATAA
- a CDS encoding DEAD/DEAH box helicase produces MNFSELGLSSALVEKLTAQGLTEPSAVQRGVMAPLREGQDCLIQARTGSGKTLAFLLPLLEARPGTVLIVAPTRELALQISGVLETFVAEADTALLCGGRDWAAQRDRLEQGATWLIGTPGRLLAHLRQGNIAAERCQCLVLDEADQLLEIGFREEVGEIVRILSARRQTVLVSATLPPAVLELADVGLNNPFCWRENESAQADASIEESFIALGKQDKANVLCRLINQHCIGQGIVFCRTHWRAERLQQLLQQRGYPTALLHGKLTQTQREAAMEDFRSGMVQLLVATEVASRGLDLENVSHVFNYDIPREVDAYIHRIGRTGRAGRSGVAYTLVGAGDELYAKKLRQALKQ; encoded by the coding sequence ATGAATTTTAGCGAACTCGGACTTTCGTCCGCTTTAGTGGAAAAGCTTACGGCGCAGGGTTTGACAGAACCGAGCGCGGTGCAGCGCGGCGTCATGGCGCCGCTTCGCGAAGGACAGGATTGCCTGATTCAGGCGCGAACCGGCAGCGGCAAGACGCTCGCCTTTCTTTTGCCGCTCCTTGAGGCGAGACCCGGCACGGTACTGATTGTCGCGCCGACGCGTGAACTGGCGCTGCAGATCAGCGGCGTGTTGGAAACGTTTGTCGCCGAAGCGGACACGGCGCTCTTGTGCGGCGGTCGTGATTGGGCCGCGCAGCGTGATCGGCTCGAGCAGGGTGCAACCTGGCTGATCGGGACGCCGGGACGATTGCTGGCGCATTTGCGCCAGGGCAATATCGCCGCCGAACGCTGCCAATGCCTGGTGCTGGACGAAGCGGATCAATTGCTGGAAATCGGTTTTCGTGAAGAAGTCGGCGAGATCGTACGCATTCTGTCGGCGCGGCGGCAGACCGTCTTAGTGTCGGCGACTTTGCCGCCTGCGGTTCTTGAGCTTGCGGACGTGGGGCTGAATAATCCTTTTTGTTGGCGTGAAAACGAATCGGCGCAGGCAGACGCCTCGATCGAAGAGAGCTTTATCGCGCTCGGCAAACAGGACAAGGCCAATGTCCTGTGCCGTCTCATCAATCAGCACTGCATCGGGCAGGGCATCGTCTTTTGCCGCACGCATTGGCGCGCGGAGCGACTGCAGCAACTTTTGCAGCAGCGCGGTTATCCGACGGCGCTGCTGCATGGCAAACTGACGCAAACGCAGCGCGAAGCGGCGATGGAGGATTTCCGCTCCGGCATGGTGCAGCTGCTGGTGGCGACCGAGGTGGCTTCGCGCGGTCTGGATCTTGAAAATGTCAGCCACGTCTTTAACTACGATATTCCGCGCGAAGTGGACGCGTATATTCATCGCATCGGACGTACCGGACGTGCGGGGCGAAGCGGCGTCGCCTATACGCTGGTCGGCGCTGGCGACGAACTCTATGCGAAAAAACTGCGCCAGGCATTAAAACAATAA
- a CDS encoding sensor histidine kinase: protein MWLKNSWRDLPVAVKLTALYALVLIGILAISAFLTLGATRHFLAEQVARDMDVSRDRVLQYLAEGNPLDEELLRRKLLQPGVSLRVLDEKKDVVLESDPYRPHGEKRLSAKDVEKTQREATKLHGREHEDEEPGEVRSAKWQGRYELLFSHAEASQEKFFRILGSSLLGTAVVGMLIAILAGLFLSRRILRPLRDMTAAAQEIEVHNLERRIPQSRSRDELHALALTFNRMLDRIQAGFEKQRRFTGDASHELRTPVTVISGYAAMLDRWGKEDPAVLDEGLQAIKDEAAAMQKLIEKLLFLARADQGEQQLKKQRIDLADVLAEVGKETQLIAPQHQVRFVAKQAVVVLADSLLLKQMLRIFMENSIKYTPEGGWISLETHCDEDCAVITVRDSGIGIAEQEQEKVFDRFYRVDKSRAKATGGTGLGLSIARWIVAEHGGSITLLSAPGEGTSVTVRLPLADAAQGKERDDS, encoded by the coding sequence ATGTGGTTAAAGAATAGCTGGCGCGATCTGCCGGTGGCGGTGAAACTGACCGCGCTGTATGCGCTCGTCCTGATCGGCATTCTGGCGATCAGCGCGTTTTTGACGCTGGGGGCGACGCGGCATTTTCTTGCCGAACAAGTAGCGCGCGACATGGACGTCAGTCGTGACCGTGTGCTGCAATACTTGGCGGAAGGGAACCCGCTCGATGAGGAACTGCTGCGCCGTAAACTTTTGCAGCCCGGAGTTTCGCTGCGTGTGCTGGATGAAAAGAAAGACGTCGTGCTGGAAAGCGATCCTTACCGCCCGCATGGCGAGAAACGGCTTTCGGCGAAAGACGTGGAAAAAACGCAGCGCGAAGCGACTAAACTGCATGGCAGGGAACATGAGGACGAGGAGCCGGGCGAAGTGCGTAGCGCCAAATGGCAAGGCCGCTATGAACTTCTGTTCAGCCATGCGGAAGCCAGTCAGGAAAAATTCTTTCGCATCCTGGGCAGCAGCCTGTTGGGCACCGCTGTCGTTGGCATGCTGATCGCGATCCTGGCGGGGCTATTTCTCAGCCGCCGGATCCTTAGGCCGTTGCGCGATATGACCGCGGCGGCGCAGGAAATCGAGGTGCATAACCTGGAACGCCGTATTCCGCAAAGCCGCAGCCGCGATGAACTGCATGCATTGGCGCTGACGTTCAACCGGATGCTGGACAGAATTCAGGCCGGTTTTGAAAAACAGCGTCGTTTCACCGGCGATGCGTCGCACGAGCTCCGGACGCCGGTCACCGTGATCAGCGGCTATGCGGCGATGCTCGACCGCTGGGGTAAGGAAGATCCCGCGGTCTTGGATGAAGGCTTGCAGGCGATCAAGGATGAAGCGGCGGCGATGCAAAAACTGATCGAGAAGCTACTTTTTCTTGCGCGGGCTGACCAGGGCGAGCAGCAGTTGAAAAAACAGCGGATCGATTTGGCGGACGTGCTGGCGGAGGTCGGCAAGGAAACGCAGCTGATTGCGCCGCAGCATCAGGTACGCTTTGTTGCGAAGCAAGCGGTCGTGGTGCTGGCGGACAGTTTATTGCTTAAGCAGATGCTGCGCATCTTCATGGAAAACAGCATCAAATATACGCCTGAGGGCGGCTGGATTTCTTTGGAGACGCACTGCGACGAAGATTGTGCGGTGATCACGGTGCGCGATAGCGGAATCGGCATTGCCGAACAGGAACAGGAAAAGGTCTTTGACCGCTTCTACCGCGTCGATAAATCGCGTGCGAAGGCGACCGGCGGGACCGGGCTCGGTCTCTCGATCGCACGCTGGATCGTCGCTGAACATGGCGGTTCGATTACGCTTTTGAGTGCGCCCGGCGAAGGGACGAGCGTTACGGTGCGCCTGCCGCTGGCGGATGCTGCGCAAGGAAAAGAAAGGGATGACTCATGA
- a CDS encoding response regulator transcription factor: protein MMKKNILIVEDEVKIARFLQMELEYEGYRIETEGNGRRALERIIQEDFDLVLLDLMLPEMDGIEICRRVRQVLQIPIIMLTARDELSDKVQGLDIGADDYLTKPFAIQELLARIRVALRKTESAERGGTNQLRIKQLVLDPAAYEARVGEEQLELTKKEYDLLEFLVRNRQVVLGRERILQEVWGYDYLGDTNVVDVYVRYLRSKLDERFGEKYIHTVRGVGYVVKE, encoded by the coding sequence ATGATGAAGAAAAACATCCTGATTGTCGAGGATGAAGTGAAAATTGCCCGCTTTTTGCAGATGGAACTGGAATACGAAGGATACCGGATCGAGACGGAAGGCAACGGCCGCCGGGCGCTCGAGCGAATCATACAGGAAGATTTCGATCTGGTCTTGCTCGATTTGATGCTGCCGGAAATGGACGGCATCGAGATTTGTCGCCGCGTGCGGCAAGTTTTGCAGATTCCGATCATCATGCTGACGGCGCGCGATGAGCTGAGTGATAAAGTGCAGGGCCTCGATATCGGCGCGGACGATTATCTGACGAAACCGTTTGCGATTCAAGAACTGTTGGCCAGAATCCGCGTTGCACTGCGCAAGACGGAGAGCGCTGAAAGGGGTGGGACGAATCAGCTGCGCATCAAGCAGCTGGTCTTGGATCCTGCCGCATATGAAGCGAGAGTCGGCGAGGAACAATTGGAGCTGACGAAAAAGGAGTATGACCTGCTGGAGTTTCTCGTGCGCAATCGCCAGGTTGTATTGGGGCGGGAACGGATTCTTCAGGAGGTGTGGGGCTACGACTATCTGGGCGATACCAATGTTGTCGATGTTTACGTGCGTTACCTGCGCAGCAAATTGGATGAGCGGTTCGGCGAAAAGTATATCCATACCGTCAGGGGGGTAGGATATGTGGTTAAAGAATAG
- the lpdA gene encoding dihydrolipoyl dehydrogenase, which yields MFDVAVIGGGPGGYVAAIRAAQLGGKVLLVEREQLGGVCLNWGCIPTKTLLKSAEKWQELKHCSEYGLTAENISFDFAAIQNRKEQVVGQMRSGIEQLLKSNGVEVVRGTAKLTGAQSLSVKAQDGTVESYAAKAIILATGSRPVKLPLPGGEIPMVIDSTALLDLAEVPRSLAVIGAGAVGVEFACLFRSLGAEVVLIEMLPNILANVDDDLIKRMGVVLRKAGVKTLTGTKVKEICEEGGRAALSLESAKGTSEVIADIVLVAVGRRPLLENLGLETLGVECSPGGIVVNERMATNIPTLYAIGDVTGKQMLAHAASAAALVAAENALGGDKTMDFSAVPACVFTTPEIASVGLTEQAAKEQGLAIKTSRFNFAGNGKAVSMGETDGLVKIVTDPAGKVLGMHIMGAHASDLIMEGALAIRNGLSAADVAATIHPHPTLSETVMEAAHGIDGPIIHQLKLTR from the coding sequence ATGTTTGACGTAGCGGTGATTGGCGGCGGGCCAGGCGGATATGTTGCCGCCATTCGAGCGGCGCAATTGGGCGGCAAGGTACTATTGGTAGAACGTGAACAACTAGGCGGCGTCTGTCTGAACTGGGGCTGCATTCCGACGAAGACGCTGCTAAAAAGCGCCGAAAAATGGCAGGAACTAAAGCATTGCAGCGAATACGGTCTGACGGCTGAAAATATCTCGTTTGATTTTGCCGCGATCCAGAACCGCAAAGAGCAGGTGGTCGGGCAAATGCGCTCCGGCATTGAACAGTTGCTAAAGAGCAATGGCGTCGAAGTGGTGCGGGGAACGGCGAAACTTACCGGCGCGCAAAGCCTCAGCGTCAAGGCGCAAGACGGTACGGTCGAAAGCTATGCGGCGAAAGCAATCATCTTGGCGACCGGGTCGAGGCCGGTCAAATTGCCGCTACCAGGCGGCGAGATACCGATGGTGATTGACAGTACGGCACTGTTGGATTTGGCTGAAGTGCCGCGCAGCCTTGCGGTTATCGGTGCGGGTGCGGTCGGCGTTGAATTTGCATGCTTGTTTCGTTCTTTGGGCGCTGAAGTGGTTCTGATTGAAATGCTGCCGAACATATTGGCCAATGTGGATGACGATCTGATCAAGCGGATGGGCGTTGTGCTGCGCAAAGCAGGCGTTAAAACGTTGACCGGCACGAAGGTTAAAGAAATTTGCGAGGAGGGCGGCCGGGCTGCGCTTAGCTTAGAAAGTGCGAAAGGAACATCGGAAGTAATTGCCGATATCGTACTGGTTGCTGTCGGACGTCGCCCGCTTCTTGAAAATCTCGGACTTGAGACGCTCGGCGTGGAATGTAGCCCCGGCGGCATTGTTGTAAATGAGCGCATGGCGACTAATATACCAACGCTTTATGCGATCGGCGACGTCACCGGTAAACAGATGCTGGCGCATGCGGCTTCCGCCGCGGCTCTTGTCGCGGCGGAGAATGCGCTGGGCGGCGACAAGACGATGGATTTCAGCGCCGTTCCGGCCTGCGTCTTTACGACGCCGGAAATTGCGAGCGTCGGTCTGACCGAGCAGGCGGCCAAAGAGCAGGGGCTTGCGATCAAGACAAGCCGCTTCAATTTTGCCGGCAACGGCAAGGCCGTCTCGATGGGCGAGACGGATGGCTTGGTTAAAATAGTAACCGATCCGGCTGGTAAAGTGCTGGGGATGCACATCATGGGCGCGCATGCCAGCGACCTGATCATGGAAGGCGCTCTGGCGATACGAAACGGACTCAGCGCCGCCGACGTCGCCGCAACGATCCATCCGCATCCGACGCTGTCGGAAACAGTGATGGAAGCGGCGCATGGCATCGACGGGCCGATCATTCATCAACTAAAGCTGACGCGCTAA
- a CDS encoding lipoate--protein ligase family protein: MKWRILYSGIASAAENMAIDEAILQAHRDRLAPPTIRFYGWQPAAVSLGYFQRATSEIDLERCRAEKVDVVRRLTGGRAVLHDQELTYSVIVNEEHPLLPSTITASYLLFSSALVGGLRKLGVNAAMTTPQAAYGKVKKTHTSSACFDAPSHYELTAEGRKLAGSAQVRKDGILLQHGSILLSFCPERLAALLRLSEEQRDGIAELLAARAVALDELLGRTVGWREAAEAVEGGFRRVLPVEVETGSLSEHERKTSRSLVNEKYGCAAWTMLR, translated from the coding sequence ATGAAATGGCGGATACTTTATAGCGGAATTGCCAGTGCCGCGGAAAACATGGCGATTGACGAAGCAATTTTGCAGGCGCACCGAGACAGGCTGGCGCCGCCGACCATCCGGTTTTATGGTTGGCAGCCGGCGGCCGTCAGCCTTGGTTATTTTCAGCGGGCGACATCCGAAATCGATCTGGAGCGCTGCCGTGCAGAGAAGGTTGATGTGGTGCGGCGGCTCACGGGCGGACGCGCGGTATTGCACGATCAGGAACTGACCTATAGCGTAATTGTGAACGAAGAACATCCGCTATTGCCGTCGACGATCACGGCCTCCTACTTGTTGTTCAGCTCCGCTTTGGTTGGCGGACTACGAAAGCTCGGCGTTAATGCGGCGATGACGACGCCACAGGCGGCATATGGCAAAGTGAAAAAAACGCACACATCATCCGCTTGCTTTGACGCGCCGTCGCATTATGAGCTGACCGCAGAAGGGCGGAAACTGGCAGGAAGTGCGCAGGTTCGCAAAGATGGCATTTTATTGCAGCATGGTTCGATTTTACTTTCGTTTTGCCCGGAACGCCTGGCTGCATTGTTGCGTCTGAGCGAAGAACAGCGAGACGGCATTGCCGAACTACTGGCGGCACGGGCGGTTGCTTTGGATGAATTACTTGGCCGTACGGTAGGTTGGCGGGAAGCAGCGGAGGCAGTCGAAGGCGGATTTAGGCGTGTGCTGCCGGTCGAAGTAGAAACGGGCAGTCTGTCGGAGCATGAACGCAAAACGAGCCGAAGTTTGGTGAACGAAAAATACGGCTGCGCGGCTTGGACGATGCTTCGCTGA
- a CDS encoding radical SAM protein, protein MNSWKLSAGTACLLGKKSGRSDAPPSTAYIMLGERCRNNCSFCAQARQSKAAGHLLSRVTWPEVEAAEAATAVQQAYAAGRLRRACFQVVNEVNGRTATLAALQELAGDGMPICVSGIMQNVAEAEELLAAGAERICIALDAATPEVYLSAKGGEWQEKWMLLTACAARFPGRITTHLIVGLGESEEDIVKVLGDCSALGITVGLFAFTPVRGTVWSNRLPPELGQYRRCQIAHRLLALGESVGMIKCRAGRIVEVELTEEELRQRLYDGVAFQTSGCPDCNRPFYNERPGGVMYNYPRPLTELEISNAIKESGISGR, encoded by the coding sequence ATGAACAGTTGGAAACTGTCGGCGGGCACGGCCTGCTTGTTGGGGAAAAAAAGCGGCCGCAGCGATGCGCCGCCAAGTACAGCCTATATCATGCTTGGAGAACGCTGCCGAAACAACTGCTCTTTTTGCGCGCAGGCACGACAAAGTAAAGCAGCGGGACATCTGCTGTCGAGGGTGACGTGGCCGGAAGTCGAGGCGGCGGAAGCCGCGACTGCCGTCCAGCAGGCCTATGCGGCGGGGCGCTTGCGGCGCGCCTGTTTTCAGGTCGTCAATGAAGTGAATGGTCGCACGGCGACGCTGGCAGCATTGCAAGAATTGGCCGGCGACGGGATGCCGATCTGCGTGTCAGGCATTATGCAAAATGTTGCCGAGGCGGAAGAATTGCTGGCCGCTGGAGCAGAACGGATTTGCATCGCATTGGATGCTGCGACGCCGGAAGTTTACCTGTCGGCCAAAGGGGGAGAGTGGCAGGAAAAGTGGATGCTCTTAACGGCATGTGCGGCCCGCTTTCCAGGACGCATTACAACGCATCTTATCGTTGGCCTGGGTGAAAGCGAAGAGGATATCGTCAAGGTGCTTGGTGATTGCAGTGCGCTCGGCATAACCGTCGGCTTATTCGCGTTTACGCCGGTTCGCGGCACTGTCTGGTCGAATAGGTTACCGCCGGAACTTGGGCAATATCGACGTTGTCAGATCGCGCATCGCTTGCTGGCGCTGGGCGAATCTGTCGGGATGATAAAGTGTCGTGCGGGACGGATAGTGGAAGTGGAATTGACGGAAGAAGAACTGCGGCAACGTTTGTATGACGGTGTAGCCTTTCAGACCAGCGGCTGCCCGGACTGCAATCGACCGTTTTACAATGAACGTCCCGGCGGCGTGATGTACAATTATCCGCGGCCGTTGACGGAGCTTGAAATCAGCAATGCAATTAAAGAGAGCGGGATCAGCGGGAGGTAA